The Paracholeplasma brassicae genome includes the window AACCATGAAAGTCCAAGTACCAAAGGCCCAACAAATGGGATGAAAGCAAGAATAAACGCACCTACCCATAAGGCAACAACAATGATAAAGAAACTAATTTGTGTGTTCAGTAATACTCTAAATGCGTCATGAAGCCAAGCGTCTTTCTTTTCGTAATACAAATACCCAGAAAGTGATGCAATCAAACCAAGCACTGGAACAAACATCGTTGCCCACCCAATGACTAAAGCGGTTCTACGATCTAAATTAAAGTCTGCCATCTATTTTCCTCCTAGCCTATATAATAGACGTGTTTCACGTTTTGTCTATCCGTGGTGACGAAGTAGGCAATGTACGTGTCTTTTGATAATATCATATCATTAATTGTCACTGCAAATCCATCCTTATTAAATTTATATTTTTGATTACCCTGTGAATCATTAATTTTTTCAATGGATCTTGTCACCAAATCGGTGCAATAATAACGATTCTTCGTATTTAAAACAAATAGGAAGTTGTACTGTGCTTTTTGTTCGGTAAGCGAACGTAAATTACTTACAACGGCTTGGTTGTCTTCTAAAGTAGATTCTTTGACCCTCAAACCAATCCATTCTTTTCGGTAGTAATTACCATAGGTGCGATACCCAGGATCTGTTTCATCACGATGGTTGGGATCAAGCCAATAGTTCCTGACATTATCCATCGCATGCGTGTTTTCGCCACCGTTAATCAAGACATCTAAGAACTTTTCATTTGCGCCAGGTATGCCTATGGTTTCAAATAAACGATTATTTTCATCCACATACGCGGCATGACCACCAAAATAGAAACTAACAAACTGATGGACACCAGGATAGAGTGCTAAAGGCGAGGTTTGTGTGACAAAAATATCACCAATTGCCCCTGGACGATTTAAGTTCCCTTGATAAAAAGGGTCTCTTACGTATTCTTCAGGATAATATGTTTCACGTGAAACTTTGTAGTATTTGATTAAATCAGTACTTATATCTTCTTGCAGTACTCCTTTCGATGTAAATTCTTTTACTTCTCTTCGAATAATGATGTGTTCGCCTACGGTTTGTCCGGTTAGAAAGATAAAGAAACCCGCCACCAGAACTAAAATTCTAACTATAATCTTTTTCATGGCTTAATTATATCATAAGCCTTCAAAAAGATAAAAAAAATAAGACCAAATGGCCTTACTTCTTTCTAGGTTTAACGATAATCGCACGATTTTCGCCTTCACCTTGTGATTCTGTATAGACATCGCGCCATTCAGCAAGCTTTGTGTGAATGATACGACGTTCGTATGAGTTCATTGGATCTAATCGAACTTCGATGCGAGATCTAGCGACATCTTTTGCAATTTTAGTTGCTAAGATCTCAAGTTGTCTCTTGC containing:
- a CDS encoding DUF4870 domain-containing protein, which translates into the protein MADFNLDRRTALVIGWATMFVPVLGLIASLSGYLYYEKKDAWLHDAFRVLLNTQISFFIIVVALWVGAFILAFIPFVGPLVLGLSWLVLVILYLYCVIKGLMYADKEELFVTPVTINIIK